The Deltaproteobacteria bacterium region GCCGCCGATACGACCGCCCGCGACGGGGCCTCCGGCGAGCAGCGCGAGGCCACCCGTGCCGTGGTCGGTGCCGCCGGTTCCGTTGATCGCAACGGTGCGGCCGAACTCGGTCAGCACCACCACGACGGTCGACGGCCAGACCGCCCGGGCTGCGTCGTGGAAGGCCTCGAGGGCGGCGTCGAGCTCGGCCAGCTTGCGGCCGAGCACGCGCGCCTGGCTCCCGTGGGTGTCCCAGCCGGAATCCTCGACGAAGCCGACGCGCGGGCCGCCCGCGGCGGCCAGGAAGCGCGCGGCGACGCCCGCCAGGTCCGGCAGCCGGCCACGAGCGCGACGGCTCTCGCCTGCCATCGCGTCGAGGCTGCCGGCGGCGACCTGCTCGAAGGCCGTGGCCAGCTCCGGGTCGGCGGCGTAGAGCGGCGCCAGGCGCTCGAGGAGCCTCGGATCCACGGCTTGCGGCAACGGCGGCGACCAGGTCCTGGCCGGAGCCGGGCCCCGCAGGCTGAGCGGCATCACGCTCGCGATCGCCAGTCCCTCGGCGCCGCCCATCGCGCCGACGCAGCGGTTGAGCCAGCCGGTGTGGCTGCCGCCCGGCGTGCCGGTGCCGTTCTCCAGGCAGTCCTGCGCATCGAAGTGCGAGCGCTCGCGGTAGGGCGGGGCCACCGCGACCACCGGCAGCAGATCCCCTCGCTGGTAGAGGGTGTGGGCGAAGCCGAGCGCGGGGTGGAGCCCGAAGCTGCCGTCCAGCGCCAGCGGCGCATCCGGCAGCAGCGCCGCGCGCAGGCGCGCGGCGTCGGGGTCGTCCAGCGGCGGCAGCACGTGGAGGCCGTCGAGCCCGCCGCGCAGCAGCACCACGAGCAGGCGGGGGTCGGCCCCGCCCGGCGCGCCCCAGGCGGCCGTGCGGGGCCAGAGCGCGAGCGTGGCCGAGGCGCCGGAAGCGATCAGGAACCGGCGGCGGGACAGGCGCATGTCACGTCCTCCACTGGAAGGAAGGACTGGCCAGGAGCAGTGCGAGGCCCTGCTCCGGCGATTCGGCGCGGCGCAAGGCGGCGCCGAGGTCGGTGTCGAGGCCGCGGCCGAGCATGGCCCGGGCGGTCGCCAGCGGCTGCCGGTGCGCGGCGGGTGCGCGCGCGGCCAGAGCCTGTGCGAGCTGCACGCGCTTCCCCAGGGCGTCGGCCCCGCTCCAGTCGGCGGCGGTGTCGGCGAAGCCGGCCGGCGAGCGCGGCAGGAAGGGTGGCTGCCCCAGCCGCCGGAACAGGCCGACCAGGGCTTCGGGCCGCGCACCGAGGTCGATCCCGAGTCCGCGCGCAGCCGAGAGCACGAAGTCGTTGGGGGTCTTGAACTTGCGCGCCGAGGCGCTCCAGGCCTCGTCGCTGCGGACCAGCACGGCGTACACGGCCGGCAGGTCGCCGTCGCCGTCGAGCCAGGTGCGCGCCAGCCGGTCCACCAGTGCCGGCGGCGGCTGGTCGGCGACGAAGTGGCGCGCCAGCTTGAACGCCAGGTGTCGGGCGGTGGCCGGGTGGCGGGCGAGGTCGGAGAGCATCGCCCGGGCCTGCTCGACGCCGCCTTCGGGGTAGCGGCGACCGAGCAGGCGGCGCGCGCCGGGCTCGTGGGCAGCGCTGCGGAAGGCGAAGGGCGCGAGGGGGCCGCCCGCCCGGAGCTCGCGCCGCCCCGCCGTGCCCCAGCCGGTCAGCGCGCGCGCGAGCTCGAGCACGTCGGCCTGGTCGTAGCCGCCGTCGACGCCGAGCGTGTGGAGCTCGAGGATCTCGCGCGCGAGGTTCTCGTTGAGGCCGAGCTTGCGCGTTGGCCCGCTCTCGGGGCGCATGCGCCGGGAGCCGACCCTGGCGAGCCACGAGCCCTCACCGATCGAGCGGGCGTTGTCGAGGTAGCGGAGCATGCCCGGATGCGACTCCACCGCGAGCAGCAGGTCCCCGAAGCGACCGAGCACGTGCGGGCGGATCGCCTCGCGCTCCATCGGTGCCGCGTAGAGGGCTGCCTGTCGCTTGTCGATCGAGACGGCGAAGTGGTTGGACCAGAACTGCACGAGCCGCTCGAGGAAGTCCTGCTCGGTGCGAACGGCATGGCGGTAGCGCGCGGCGAGCTCGGCGAGCAGCTCCCGCCCGAAGGTCTGCCGGAAGCGGGTCCGGATCTCGTTCCGCGCGTCCTCGCTGCCGGCATCGGCGCTGGCCGTCACCGGGTCGCGCGCGGCGCGGCGCTCGGCCAGGCGCTCGCGGCGGAAGGCGAGCTCGCGCCGCAGGGTCTCGGCGCTGTCCGGAAGCCCGGCGAAGGCGGAGGGCGACACCGGGCGCAGCTGTGCGAGCAGCCAGTCGCGGGGGTCGCCGGGGGCCGCCAGGGCGCCGGGGCGGGCACCCAGGCCGAAGCGGTTGCTGGCGCTGGCGGCGCGATCGAGGGCCATGCTCCCTTCCGCAGGTCGGGCCTGCCCGATCAACGCCCGAGGGCGGATCCGGTTGACACGAGCCCGCCCGGCGGGACGGGCGGCCGCGCAAGCCGGTTCGGGCGCGAATCCCGGGGCTCGCCGCTACGCAGCCGGCCTGGAGCGGATCCTGCGAGCGCCGCGAGCGACGTGCAGGCGGGGCGGCGAGCGAGGGTCCGGGCGTCCGCCGCACCCGGCGCGGGCGGGTCCGGGCTAGCGTCGCGGCGGTGATCGCGATCTTCGTCGATGCCGATGCGTGCCCGGTGAAGGACGAGGTGTACCGGGTCGCGACCCGCTACGGGCTTCCGGTGGCGGTGGTCGCGAACGCACCGATCCACGTTCCGGCGGGCTTCGGCGCGCAGCTCGTGGTCGTCGGCGGGGCTCCCGATGCGGCCGACGACTGGATCGCCGCCCATGTCGAGCCGGGCGACGTCGTCGTCACGGCCGACATCCCGCTGGCGGCGCGCTGCCTCGCGGCCGGCGCCCGCGCGCTCGGGCCGGACGGCCGGCCCTTCACGGAGGACTCGATCGGCGACGCGCTCGCCGCCCGCCAGCTCCACGCCACGCTGCGCGAGCAGGGGCTGCTCCCGGGCGGCCCGCGGCCGCTCGCAGACAAGGACCGCCAGCGCTTCCTCACGCGCCTCGATCAGCTCGCGCGCGCCGCGCGTGGCGCCTAGGCCTCGCTCGCGAACCCCCGCAGCCCCTGGTAGCGCGCCACGTGCCAGTCCGCGTCGCCGAAGAGGCCCTGGAGCACGCGCAGGCGCTTGAAGAACAGGCCCTCGTCCTGCTCGTCGGTGACCCCGATCCCACCGAAGAGCTGGATCGCGTTCTCCTGCACGAACCAGCCGCCGCGCGAGAGCTGGAGCTTGGCCGCCGAGATCTCCGCCTGGCGCTCGTCGGCGTCCTCGTAGTCGGCCGCGATCGCGGCGAGGATCATGGTCGAGCGGCACAGCTCGGTCTCGGCGTACATGTCGGCGGCGCGGTGCTGGAGCGCCTGGAAGCTCCCGATCGGCACGCCGAACTGCACGCGCTGCTTGAGATAGGCAACGGTGCGGTCGAAGAGCTCCTGGATCTCGCCCTGGCCCTCGGCGCAGGCGGCGGCCGCCGCGCGGTCGAGCGCCCACTCGAGGTGGGGCCGTGCGGCGCCGGCCGGGCCCAGCAGGCGCTCGGCGCCGACCTCGACCCGTCGCAGGCGCACGAGGGCGCTGCGCTGGCCGTCCATGCCGGGCACGCGGATCCGCTCGAGCCCGGGGGCGTCGCCGTCCACGACGAAGAGCGACAGCCCCTCGCGGTCGAGCGGGTCACCGGCCGTGCGCGCGACGATCACGAGCTGGTCCGCGGCGTGCCCGTTCAGGACCCAGGTCTTCTCGCCCGAGAGCACCCAGCCCGCACCGCGCCGTTCGGCGCGCGTGCGGCAGTCGTGGGGCGTGAAGCGGCTCTGGCGCTCGGCGTAGGCGAGGGCGAGCGACGTGCGCCCCTCGATCATCGGCGCGAGGAAGCGCTCGCGCTGCGCATCGCTCCCGAGCTTCGAGAGCAGGCCCCCGGCCAGCACGACCGAGGGCACGATCGGCTCCGGCACGAGGCCCCGGCCGAGCTGCTCGAGGATCAGCGCGAGGTCCACGAAGCGGCCGCCGAAGCCGCCCTGCTCCTCGGGGTAGGCGACGCCGAGCCAGCCGAACTCCCCCATCCGTGCCCACACGCTCGGGTCCCAGCCGCGCTCGGTGTCGCGCAGCTTGCGGAAGCGCTCCACCGGCGAGTCGTTCGCGACGAACTTCGCGACCGAGTCGACCAGGATCTGCTGCTCTTCGCTGAG contains the following coding sequences:
- a CDS encoding DUF1501 domain-containing protein, whose product is MRLSRRRFLIASGASATLALWPRTAAWGAPGGADPRLLVVLLRGGLDGLHVLPPLDDPDAARLRAALLPDAPLALDGSFGLHPALGFAHTLYQRGDLLPVVAVAPPYRERSHFDAQDCLENGTGTPGGSHTGWLNRCVGAMGGAEGLAIASVMPLSLRGPAPARTWSPPLPQAVDPRLLERLAPLYAADPELATAFEQVAAGSLDAMAGESRRARGRLPDLAGVAARFLAAAGGPRVGFVEDSGWDTHGSQARVLGRKLAELDAALEAFHDAARAVWPSTVVVVLTEFGRTVAINGTGGTDHGTGGLALLAGGPVAGGRIGGDWPGLGVRSLYEGRDLRPTGDLRGLLKGVLGRHLGVSEAALETQVFPDSRSVPRMEGLIG
- a CDS encoding YaiI/YqxD family protein, which gives rise to MIAIFVDADACPVKDEVYRVATRYGLPVAVVANAPIHVPAGFGAQLVVVGGAPDAADDWIAAHVEPGDVVVTADIPLAARCLAAGARALGPDGRPFTEDSIGDALAARQLHATLREQGLLPGGPRPLADKDRQRFLTRLDQLARAARGA
- a CDS encoding DUF1800 domain-containing protein; the protein is MALDRAASASNRFGLGARPGALAAPGDPRDWLLAQLRPVSPSAFAGLPDSAETLRRELAFRRERLAERRAARDPVTASADAGSEDARNEIRTRFRQTFGRELLAELAARYRHAVRTEQDFLERLVQFWSNHFAVSIDKRQAALYAAPMEREAIRPHVLGRFGDLLLAVESHPGMLRYLDNARSIGEGSWLARVGSRRMRPESGPTRKLGLNENLAREILELHTLGVDGGYDQADVLELARALTGWGTAGRRELRAGGPLAPFAFRSAAHEPGARRLLGRRYPEGGVEQARAMLSDLARHPATARHLAFKLARHFVADQPPPALVDRLARTWLDGDGDLPAVYAVLVRSDEAWSASARKFKTPNDFVLSAARGLGIDLGARPEALVGLFRRLGQPPFLPRSPAGFADTAADWSGADALGKRVQLAQALAARAPAAHRQPLATARAMLGRGLDTDLGAALRRAESPEQGLALLLASPSFQWRT
- a CDS encoding acyl-CoA/acyl-ACP dehydrogenase; amino-acid sequence: MNFDLSEEQQILVDSVAKFVANDSPVERFRKLRDTERGWDPSVWARMGEFGWLGVAYPEEQGGFGGRFVDLALILEQLGRGLVPEPIVPSVVLAGGLLSKLGSDAQRERFLAPMIEGRTSLALAYAERQSRFTPHDCRTRAERRGAGWVLSGEKTWVLNGHAADQLVIVARTAGDPLDREGLSLFVVDGDAPGLERIRVPGMDGQRSALVRLRRVEVGAERLLGPAGAARPHLEWALDRAAAAACAEGQGEIQELFDRTVAYLKQRVQFGVPIGSFQALQHRAADMYAETELCRSTMILAAIAADYEDADERQAEISAAKLQLSRGGWFVQENAIQLFGGIGVTDEQDEGLFFKRLRVLQGLFGDADWHVARYQGLRGFASEA